Proteins encoded in a region of the Triticum dicoccoides isolate Atlit2015 ecotype Zavitan chromosome 3A, WEW_v2.0, whole genome shotgun sequence genome:
- the LOC119266599 gene encoding uncharacterized protein LOC119266599 isoform X1 codes for MERQRVVVVVEDAPASRAALQWAVRNFIRAGDSIALLHVCAPARSKRRRRRLRLRGFQLALAFRDLCDGVAEAMVEIVVREGELAETVAAAVGQLRASTLVVGLHDKSFLYGYGSPGPYEGVGGLGCRVLAVRQHATARHGAVEAELTQVETIRLHVPPPKIPFPIFALPLGVIWRRSSSSKKRR; via the exons ATGGAgaggcagcgggtggtggtggtggtggaggacgccCCGGCGTCGCGCGCGGCGCTGCAGTGGGCCGTGCGCAACTTCATCCGGGCCGGCGACTCCATCGCGCTGCTCCACGTGTGCGCGCCGGCCCGCTCCAAGCGCCGGCGTCGGCGCCTCCGCCTGCGCGGGTTCCAGCTCGCGCTCGCCTTCAGGGACCTCTGCGACGGCGTCGCGGAGGCCATGGTGGAGATCGTGGTGCGGGAGGGGGAGCTcgcggagacggtggccgcggcggtcGGCCAGCTCCGGGCGTCCACGCTCGTCGTCGGCCTCCACGACAAGAGCTTCCTCTACGGGTACGG GTCGCCGGGCCCGTACGAGGGAGTGGGCGGGCTGGGGTGCCGGGTGCTGGCCGTCCGGCAGCACGCGACGGCGCGGCACGGGGCCGTGGAGGCGGAGCTCACCCAGGTGGAGACCATACGACTGCA CGTGCCGCCGCCCAAGATCCCGTTCCCGATCTTCGCGCTGCCGCTGGGCGTCATCTGGAGGCGATCGTCGTCGTCAAAGAAGAGGAGATGA
- the LOC119266598 gene encoding protein decapping 5-like, whose translation MAAEAPPPQPPSSSSSSSAAAPARQAPAAGAASPETYLGSLISLTSKSEIRYEGVLYNINTEESSIGLRNVRSFGTEGRKKDGIQIPASDKVYEYILFRGSDIKDLQVKSSPPPPQPQPAPLHNDPAIIQSHYPQPASTASSLQSAAGAALPHLSSQPAQYGFQRPNFPSNIPLYQPGNNPWGSSGQAPAGNASALSVPPMYWQGYYTPAGGLPSHLQQPTMLQSTPGLSAPQTFQYPGLNPSLPSGPPLLQPSATAQGPSSSATPATTAPSASLLGPETSKPLLPNMVPLFTPPVPSHGASLPVASQPISMTETSATASQSLNSLVSSKTPAVNPGSTLSHQTASQAISSSVASSSLAGLEIPAPLLASSGQLLQNAPSMLSSSQSMQTPLQMSNNIAKPADTKTKVAEPLLPDPPARAENNEPILPLPKQTPQRHNGAGSQGHHNYRGRGRGRGSALSQASTKFTEEFDFMAMNEKFNKDEVWGHLGRKSQSRDKDGEQGDDVFDEDLEYEETDNPELDVKPVYVKDDFFDSLSGGTFGRGGQNGRPRFSELRKMDTETFGDFARHRQPYRGGGRGGYRGGGGRSRGSYYGGRGDYGNMGRGGGQENYYGGGRGGHGNMGRGGGGQDNYYGGGSGRGGYGRGGGQEDSYPQRGGGGSYGRG comes from the exons ATGGCGGCCGAAGCGCCCCCGCCGCAGCcgccctcctcgtcctcctcctcctccgccgcggcgCCCGCGCGGCAGGcgccggcggccggggcggcgtCCCCGGAGACGTATCTCGGGAGCCTCATCAGCCTCACCTCCAAGAGCGAGATCAGGTACGAGGGCGTCCTCTACAACATCAACACCGAGGAGTCCAGCATCGGCCTGCGCAACG TGCGGTCGTTTGGAACCGAAGGGCGGAAGAAGGATGGGATACAGATCCCCGCTAGCGACAAGGTCTATGAGTACATACTCTTCCGCGGAAGCGATATCAAG GATTTGCAAGTTAAGtcgtcaccgccgccgccacaaCCACAACCAGCTCCCCTGCACAATGATCCTGCCATAATCCAG TCACATTATCCTCAGCCCGCATCGACGGCCTCAAGTTTGCAGTCTGCTGCTGGTGCAGCTTTACCACACCTCAGCTCCCAGCCAGCCCAATATGGGTTTCAGAGACCAAATTTTCCAAGCAACATTCCTCTATATCAGCCAGGGAATAATCCGTGGGGTTCTTCTGGTCAAGCCCCCGCTGGAAATGCTTCTGCTCTTTCTGTCCCCCCAATGTACTGGCAGGGATACTATACACCTGCAGGTGGCCTTCCATCTCATCTGCAGCAACCTACTATGCTTCAGTCCACGCCTGGATTATCAGCTCCACAGACTTTCCAGTATCCAGGACTGAATCCATCTTTACCATCTGGGCCCCCCTTGTTGCAACCATCTGCTACTGCTCAGGGTCCTTCCTCAAGTGCCACACCTGCTACAACGGCACCTTCTGCTAGCTTATTAGGCCCAGAAACATCAAAGCCTCTGCTGCCGAACATGGTACCTTTGTTTACTCCTCCGGTGCCATCTCATGGTGCCTCTCTTCCTGTAGCCAGTCAGCCAATTTCCATGACTGAAACTAGTGCAACAGCATCACAGAGCTTAAATTCTCTTGTTAGTAGTAAGACTCCTGCTGTAAATCCAGGCTCAACACTGTCGCACCAAACAGCATCCCAGGCAATTTCTTCGTCTGTTGCCTCATCTAGTCTTGCTGGATTGGAGATCCCAGCACCTTTGTTAGCATCATCTGGCCAGCTATTGCAGAATGCTCCATCCATGCTTTCATCATCTCAGTCCATGCAAACACCTTTACAGATGAGCAACAACATCGCCAAGCCTGCTGACACTAAAACAAAGGTTGCAGAACCACTGCTACCTGATCCTCCGGCACGTGCTGAAAATAATGAGCCTATACTGCCATTGCCAAAACAGACACCTCAACGG CACAATGGAGCTGGTTCACAGGGCCACCACAACTATAGGGGCCGTGGAAGGGGTAGAGGCAGTGCG TTGTCGCAAGCGTCAACAAAATTTACTGAAGAGTTTGATTTTATGGCCATGAATGAGAAGTTTAACAAAGATGAAGTATGGGGCCATCTTGGTAGGAAATCCCAGTCTAGAGACAAAGATGGTGAGCAAGGAGATGATGTATTTGATGAAGACCTTGAGTACGAGGAAACAGACAATCCAGAGCTAGATGTCAAG CCTGTCTACGTCAAGGATGATTTCTTCGATTCCCTTTCTGGTGGAACATTTGGACGAGGTGGGCAGAACGGAAGGCCAAGGTTTTCAGAACTGAGGAAAATGGACACAGAG ACTTTTGGTGATTTCGCAAGGCATCGCCAGCCCTACCGTGGCGGTGGACGTGGTGGTTACCGTGGGGGTGGTGGGCGTTCCCGTGGGTCGTACTACGGTGGCAGAGGAGACTATGGAAACAtgggaaggggcggcggccaggagaactactacggtgGTGGGAGAGGAGGCCATGGAAACATGGGAAGGGGTGGTGGCGGGCAGGATAACTACTATGGTGGCGGCAGTGGCAGAGGAGGCTATGGGAGGGGTGGCGGGCAGGAAGACTCGTACCCTCAGCGTGGGGGAGGCGGTTCATATGGAAGAGGCTGA
- the LOC119266599 gene encoding uncharacterized protein LOC119266599 isoform X2, with the protein MERQRVVVVVEDAPASRAALQWAVRNFIRAGDSIALLHVCAPARSKRRRRRLRLRGFQLALAFRDLCDGVAEAMVEIVVREGELAETVAAAVGQLRASTLVVGLHDKSFLYGSPGPYEGVGGLGCRVLAVRQHATARHGAVEAELTQVETIRLHVPPPKIPFPIFALPLGVIWRRSSSSKKRR; encoded by the exons ATGGAgaggcagcgggtggtggtggtggtggaggacgccCCGGCGTCGCGCGCGGCGCTGCAGTGGGCCGTGCGCAACTTCATCCGGGCCGGCGACTCCATCGCGCTGCTCCACGTGTGCGCGCCGGCCCGCTCCAAGCGCCGGCGTCGGCGCCTCCGCCTGCGCGGGTTCCAGCTCGCGCTCGCCTTCAGGGACCTCTGCGACGGCGTCGCGGAGGCCATGGTGGAGATCGTGGTGCGGGAGGGGGAGCTcgcggagacggtggccgcggcggtcGGCCAGCTCCGGGCGTCCACGCTCGTCGTCGGCCTCCACGACAAGAGCTTCCTCTACGG GTCGCCGGGCCCGTACGAGGGAGTGGGCGGGCTGGGGTGCCGGGTGCTGGCCGTCCGGCAGCACGCGACGGCGCGGCACGGGGCCGTGGAGGCGGAGCTCACCCAGGTGGAGACCATACGACTGCA CGTGCCGCCGCCCAAGATCCCGTTCCCGATCTTCGCGCTGCCGCTGGGCGTCATCTGGAGGCGATCGTCGTCGTCAAAGAAGAGGAGATGA